Sequence from the Miscanthus floridulus cultivar M001 chromosome 16, ASM1932011v1, whole genome shotgun sequence genome:
GCGACGAGACTACAGCGGAACCCTAGCCCCACAAAGCGAAGGGAAAAAGAGGAGGGAGGGAGTGGCACACAGTGCCTAACATCGCTTTTTGTCCAGCCGAGCTGGGGCTGCCTAACGGTTGGGCAAATAAGCACAAGCACATCTAGGCCAGCAAACCGTTTCGTACCAACCGAACAGGGTGACCAAAGCCCAAGCAAGCTCTCCTCTCATCAAAAGAGAAGAAGCCTAAACAAAGCGAAAGCCCAACCCGTCAACGAGCAGAGGAGAGAGGGGACGCgaagaggcgaggcgaggcgaggagaGAGAAAGTTCTCGAGCTCGACGAGCGCCGCGCGAGGAGAGAGAAGGGAGATGAGCGGCGAGGCGGCAGCcgtgggcggcggcggaggaggcgaAGGAGAGGCGAACGGGATCCCGCCGAACGTCACCATCTACATCAACAACCTCAATGAGAAGATCAAGCTCGAAGGTCTCCTCttcccccctccctctcctctccttctaAACCCTAGGGATTTATCTCGATTTCTTCCTTAGTTTTTGCGCCTCCGTCGGGAGACTTGCACCTTAGAAGGTCGATTTGGGTGCCGTGCCCTGGGCGCTGGGCAATGGAGATCTCTCTGGCGTTTTTAGTGGATGTGGTGTGGGCTGCTGTTGGTCCATGGATCGTGTATGTGTGAGTGTATTGTGCCCGGCCAGCCTGTTCTGTGTGATGGTCATGGTGTGCTTTAGGTATTTGCAATTGATAGGCGGCGCGGATGCTGTTGCTGCATTTGGGGTGCGGATTTTGTGGGGCTCCTTTTTGTACTATCGAAATTGTGTTAGATATAAGTGAGGTTGTGCTTAGTTTGATGCTTAAGTTTTTGGCTTAGGCGGCTATATCACACACTCTTTGTCATGGCaatattctttttttatatacTTGCTGCTGGAATTGAAATATCTGTTTGAAATTAGAACCTCAAGAAGACTTGCACTAATGTTGGTGTTTATGTTCGTTCTTAATTTTATCCGATGATTTTGTTATAGCTGATAGTAATTTGATTAAATCCTTGCAGAACTTAAGAAGTCCCTAACCGCCGTTTTTTCCCAGTTTGGGAAGATTCTTGATGTTGTCGCTTTCAAGACATTGAAGCATAAAGGCCAAGCTTGGGTTGTCTTCGAAGATGTCACATCAGCGACTGAGGCTCTGAAGAGGATGCAGGGCTTTCCCTTCTATGACAAACCTATGGTGAGTTTCATCGCCTCAATGCAACTGCCCTGCAATATGCTGCTGTCTTTGGCCTAATGGGCAGGTTTATTGGGTTTTGTGAAATACATGTTGAGAAAAGAACATGTATTGTTCTCCTTTCTGTCATTCTTTTATGGCTTCAGGAAACCAGCAAAAGCATATTGGCAATCTTAAGGCCACCTTATGTTGTATTTACCCGTGCCAATTTTAAGACCTGTGATTAATAAATTAGTTTGTTAGGGTTACGTGCTGTAGGTACATTAACGCTTCTTTTGAGATGATTCTAAACTAAATCAAACTATGCCATGTTGTCAAGCATTCAACTCGTTATGGTCTGCAAGTGTATTTTCGTCTGCGTGGCTGCATTGCATTTAGGTTCCAGCAAACTGTGTCACCGactcaccattatattttctattGCATTATTTACTCCTGAAACCTTTATTGTTTGAATTCAGAGAATTCAATATGCCAAGACCAAGTCAGATATTGTAGCAAAGGCCGATGGCACCTTTGTGCCTcgagaaagaagaaagagggtcGATGAAAAACGTAAGATGCTGGCTAAAACACCCTTCTTCTACATTTCTTGTTTAACTGATGTAATGATGTGCCCTTATGTGTCAATGCTTTAGCTCTTCTAGACTAAATTGATGTTCACTGCTTACTTTTACTGGGAGACAATCAGACAATATAATTTAGCTTAGTTTAATCAATTACATATTAACAGTTCAATGCTTCCCAGTGTACTTCATAAGACCGATTGACATGTCTTCTGAAAGTGGACTAAATACGAGTCACAAGAATTCTAATGTCTCTTTCATGGTTTCTCTTTGTTGCTGGAGAAATGATATGGCACGTAGTGTTACAAATACTTGGAATTAATCAATTAACTGGGGTATCAACATGTTCTTGTGGTCCACTCATTGAATATGAAGCTTTAATCAGTATGTAATGGTAACTGGCAACAATTCTCGAGCTTTGTAACAGGAAGCTATTATGAATGCATATTTTTAAACCAAGATCAGCATTTccctacaacaacaacatagcctttcaatcccaagcaagttggggtaggctagagttgaaacccaccaagagcctcaagtcacggttcaggcacttcaatagctgctttccaagcactcctattcaaacatagatctctgggtatatcccaagctttcaaatctctttttattgcctcccgcatgtcaatttcggtcttcctctacctctcctcaaattattagcttggcttaggactccacaatgcactggtgcctctggaggtctctttTGGATAtggtcaaaccacctcaaccgatgttggacaagcttttcttcaattggtgctacccctaggcgatcacgtatatcatcgttccgaactcggtccattcttgtgtgaccataaatccatcgcaacatacgtattcctgcaacactcagttgttgaacatgtcgaatctttgtaggccaacattctgctccatacaacatagccggtctaatcgtcgttctgtaaaacttgccttttagcttttgtggtaccctcttgtcacagagaatgctagaagcttgtcgccacttgatccaccctgctttgattctatggctaacatccgcatcaatatctccatccctctgtagcatcgatcccagataccgaaaggtatccttcttaggcactactccttccaaactcacatctccctcttcCTGTGTAGCTCCGTCAAagtcatgtattcggttttagttctgctcaatttaaaacctttagactcaagggtctgccgccataactctagtttcttatttactcccgcctggctttcgtccactaacactacatcatcagcgaacaacatacaccaagggatatcgcCTTGTATGTActtggtaacctcatccattaccaaggcaaagagatacgggcttaaggctgacccttgatgaagtctaattttaatcgggaagtaatttgtgtcaccatcgtttgttcgaacactagtcataacattgttgtacatgtacttgatgagggtcacgtactttgatgggactttatgtttgtccaaagcccaccacataatatttcttggtatcttgtcataagccttctccaactcaatgaaaaccatgtggaggtccttcttctgctctctaaaccgctccataacttgtcttattaagaagattgcttctgtggttgaccttccggacatgaaaccaaattggtttgttgatatctgtgtcgttcctcgcaggcgctgctcgatgactctcccatagcttcatagtgtggctcatcaacttaatttctcgataattagtataactttggatatctcccttgttcttttAGATTGGTACCactatgcttcttctccactcctcaggcatcttgttcgatcgaaagatattgttgaacatcttggttagccatactatagctatatccccgagacatctctaCACcacttgattgggataccatcagggcctatcgctttgccccctttcattcttttcaaggcttctctgacctccgattcttgaatcctccgcacaaagtGCCTATTAGtatcatcaaacgagtcgtccagctgaacagtggtgttctcgttctcatcattgaacaatttatcaaaatactcttgccatctatgtctgatctcatcctccttcaccaagagctgctccctctcatcctttatgcgcttgacttggttgaagtctcttgtcttcctatcgcgagccctaggcatcctataaatatccttctctccttccttcgtactcaaacgttggtaaaggtcctcataggcccgcccttttgcctcactcaccgctcgttttgcagtcttctttgccaccttgtacttctctatgttgtttgcacacctgtcatgatactagagcttatagcactccttttccttaatagccttttgcacatcttcattccaccaccgaGTGTCTTTCTAATTGCATCCGCTCCCTtcggtcactccaagcacctctgaagcaaccttccgaacgcatattgccatcttctcccacatgctgtttgcatcgccttaatccttccaagggccctcttcaatgaccttttccttaaagacctttgatgcctccccttctaatttccacttcgttctagcaaccctagcttgtttgttcccacgagcttgcaccagaaagcggaagtcagccaccacctgcttatgttgagcgaccacacattcttCAGGTATCACTttacagtccacgcatgttcgtttatccctccttgtaaggacaaagtcgatttaactagagtactggccgctactaaaggtcactaaatgggactgtctcttacgaaagaaagtgttagctatcatcagatcaaaagctatagTGAAGTCtcagacttcctctccctcctggttcctactaccatatccgaaacccccatgaacctcctcgaaacctgcacttgatgtacctacatggccattaagatcacctcctataacGAGCTTCTCGCTATTAGGGACAGatctaaccaagcgatctaagtcttcccagaaaagccgcttagcgcactcatcatggcctacttggggggcatacgcactaattacgtttaagaacatatcactaatgacaagtttaactaagatgatcctattcccttgccttctcacctctatcacaccatccttgaggctcttatcaatcaaaactcctactccatttttatttgaagttgtccctgtgtaccagagcttgaagccggtattgtccacctccttcgccttctgcctcttccatttagtctcttggacgcataagatatttacacgcctcctaaccgctgtgtccactaactctcttaacgTACCTGTAAGAGACCCTACATTccagctacctaaacggatcctagttggttcgactagcttccttacccttcgcatccgccgaggtaggtgtgaagacccttactcattttgcaccacacccgggcgccgatgtggcgcgccactaaggatgcgacgacccgatccttgctcacttgacaccgtgcccagatcgcgacatggtgcgtcacgggggtgacgacccggcccttgctcatttaacaccatacccgggttctgaCATGGCGCgttgctaagagggttacgccccaacggtaTTCTTTTGTGTTTCATCTCCataaaagtggctaagtttttacattggctcgtcgcgcctaacacaaccctcctcctttactagGGCTTGGGatctgctatgctgggacaccaaaggcgccccagcATAGGCGGAGTTGAGATCAGCATTTCCCTATTACTAGAAAATAATTTTGGATTATGGATTGGCTATTTTTCTTTGTGGAAAATGCATTTTGTGTGGTCCAACATACGTTTTTGTTTCTTTTATTAGGATGTGATTACTAAATTGAATAGAACTTATAGAAGTATTTAGGTCAATGAGGAGGCTCTCTCCCAACCAGAAAATTAGTTATCTGTTCTGCACGCTACACATAAACTCTGAAGAAAGAGTTGCAATTTGTTAGGAAGAACTCATGCTTAAAGCTATGGGCTTATGAACTTTGTTcacattctttttttttctttttggagcacaagcatcattaatTTCCCTGCTCTTGAATATTGCCAGCTGAAAAGAAGCAGAAGCGCGAGCACCACTATGATGCTAGTCAAATTGGCATGGGTGTAAATGCTTACCCTGGTGTTTATGGGGCTCCACAGGTGAGTTATATTCTGCTTCATTGCTTTTTTTGTCTTTTTCATGCAAAATATTGTGCATGTGGCATGTAAGAGTAGACCCTTTGTCTTTCTCTTTAGGAGGTGAGGGCTTGTGTTCTGAGCCCTGACCATGTATTGCATATTGCTTCACCACGGGCACCAATATCCACTCATCTTAGTTCCTCATAattttataattctttatgacAAGTAAATTTTCCATGGCTGTTCATGATCCAGTTTCTGATTGCGTAATCATGTTAGTGGAAGACTTTTGATGTAAAAGTATTGAACATTGATCTGGCATGCAATATAGCTTGGGTTTTAAGCTGATAATGTCATAGCTTGAGTTTTAGTGATTAGTGTTATGATAGGAAAGCTCCGTAGTTGATGCTGTTAGCTGCTTTCACATTTGACTGCATTCCTCCATCACTTGATATGATTCCCTCAACTTACATTACTTGACTTGTTTTTCTAACTTACATTACCTGACTTGTTTTTCTGTACCAGCTCACCCAGATACCTATAGCTGGAGGACAGAGGGTCATGATGCCAGAGATTATCGTACCAAACAATATCCTGTTCGTCCAAAACCTGCCACACGAGACGACACCCATGATGCTCCAGATGCTCTTCTGCCAGTACCCTGGCTTCAAGGAGGTTCGGATGATCGAGGCGAAGCCTGGGATTGCTTTCGTGGAGTATGGG
This genomic interval carries:
- the LOC136512238 gene encoding U1 small nuclear ribonucleoprotein A, which produces MSGEAAAVGGGGGGEGEANGIPPNVTIYINNLNEKIKLEELKKSLTAVFSQFGKILDVVAFKTLKHKGQAWVVFEDVTSATEALKRMQGFPFYDKPMRIQYAKTKSDIVAKADGTFVPRERRKRVDEKPEKKQKREHHYDASQIGMGVNAYPGVYGAPQLTQIPIAGGQRVMMPEIIVPNNILFVQNLPHETTPMMLQMLFCQYPGFKEVRMIEAKPGIAFVEYGDEGQATAAMNNLQSFKITKENQMVITYAKK